A window of Proteus columbae contains these coding sequences:
- the sgrR gene encoding HTH-type transcriptional regulator SgrR produces the protein MTSPRLELQFIRLWQAFQGKATETTLQELAQTLHCTRRHVRSLLNKMQEIGWINWQAEVGRGKKSTLIFHSNALEIQQNRAERLIEDNDIEKLVALMGDKDSVRQMVLSQIEKSFHPGQQLLRIIYYRPFKNLLPGTPLRRSELHLMSQIFNSLVHLKEENGEVEAELAHHWQMLTEQHWRFYLRPSIYFHHGRELTLEDISTSLMRMKHCNPLYAHIEQISSPQPYVLDIYLSEADKQFATLLGSPQAVILPQEWASLPSFAQHPIGTGAYQVIANDKHKLQIKAFNRYFGLRALLDEIDIWVVPELNNKMVCSTIHLTDDDTNKDSLESRKEEGCYFLLYDSRSKQCQQTEIREWLSSVLTPVNMLTHCDPFYQRHWSPAYGLLLHWHHSKLIRQHPKPASLTKLTVTLYKEHHEYSTIADLIESILSQYDIELTIQVLDYEQWYYGEANSDIWLATVNFYKPLEFSIFAALYELPLFHQCLGASFSQELTLWHQKSLPLEEWCRQLTQDIWLYPLFHHLLELQGQRTIRGVKMNTFGWFDFKSAWFTPDIDTPRLK, from the coding sequence ATGACTTCACCCCGCTTAGAGTTACAATTTATTCGCTTATGGCAAGCCTTTCAGGGAAAAGCAACCGAAACAACGTTACAAGAATTAGCACAAACCCTGCATTGCACACGTCGTCATGTCCGCTCTTTATTAAATAAAATGCAAGAAATAGGTTGGATAAATTGGCAAGCAGAAGTCGGTCGAGGTAAAAAATCCACGCTTATTTTTCATTCTAACGCACTTGAGATCCAACAAAATCGCGCCGAAAGACTGATAGAAGATAATGATATTGAAAAGCTTGTAGCACTAATGGGTGATAAAGATTCTGTACGCCAAATGGTGCTCTCACAAATTGAAAAAAGCTTTCATCCCGGTCAACAATTACTACGTATTATTTACTACCGTCCCTTTAAAAATTTATTACCAGGAACACCATTAAGGCGCTCTGAATTACATTTAATGAGCCAAATATTCAATTCGTTGGTGCATCTAAAAGAGGAAAATGGGGAAGTAGAAGCGGAATTAGCTCATCATTGGCAAATGCTCACAGAGCAACATTGGCGATTTTATTTACGTCCCTCTATCTATTTTCATCATGGTCGAGAGCTTACACTTGAAGATATCAGCACTTCTTTAATGAGAATGAAACACTGCAATCCTCTTTATGCCCATATAGAACAAATTTCCTCGCCTCAACCTTATGTGCTCGACATTTACTTAAGCGAAGCCGATAAGCAATTTGCAACGTTATTAGGGAGTCCACAAGCTGTTATTTTGCCGCAAGAATGGGCATCACTTCCCTCTTTTGCACAACACCCTATTGGCACAGGCGCTTATCAAGTTATCGCTAATGATAAACATAAGCTGCAAATCAAGGCCTTTAATCGCTATTTTGGCTTGCGGGCATTATTAGATGAAATTGATATTTGGGTAGTTCCCGAACTGAATAACAAGATGGTTTGTTCAACTATTCATTTAACAGACGATGATACCAATAAAGATTCATTAGAAAGTCGTAAAGAGGAAGGGTGTTATTTTCTTCTCTATGATAGTCGCTCAAAACAGTGCCAACAGACTGAAATAAGGGAATGGTTAAGCAGTGTATTAACCCCTGTTAATATGCTCACTCATTGTGATCCTTTCTATCAACGTCATTGGTCTCCCGCTTATGGCTTATTACTTCATTGGCATCACAGTAAATTAATACGCCAACATCCTAAACCAGCTTCATTAACAAAACTCACTGTCACGCTTTATAAAGAGCATCATGAATACAGCACTATTGCAGACTTAATAGAAAGTATTTTATCTCAGTATGATATTGAATTAACCATTCAAGTACTTGATTATGAACAATGGTATTACGGTGAAGCTAATAGTGATATTTGGTTAGCGACAGTGAATTTTTATAAGCCTTTAGAGTTCTCAATTTTTGCTGCACTTTATGAATTACCCCTCTTTCACCAATGTTTGGGAGCATCGTTCTCACAAGAGCTTACATTATGGCATCAAAAATCTTTGCCACTTGAAGAGTGGTGTCGCCAGCTAACACAAGATATTTGGCTTTACCCTCTATTTCACCATTTATTAGAACTACAAGGGCAGAGAACCATACGAGGTGTCAAAATGAATACTTTTGGCTGGTTTGATTTTAAATCAGCGTGGTTTACACCTGATATTGATACACCAAGATTAAAATAG
- the leuC gene encoding 3-isopropylmalate dehydratase large subunit, with the protein MGKTLYQKIYDAHVVREVSDETPILYIDRHLVHEVTSPQAFDGLRTKGRPVRQPNKTFATMDHNVSTQTKDINACGDMARIQMQELMKNCQEFGVTLYDLNHPYQGIVHVMGPEQGITLPGMTIVCGDSHTATHGAFGSLAFGIGTSEVEHVLATQTLKQSRAKTLKIEVQGKTAIGITAKDIVLAIIGKLGSAGGTGYIVEFAGEAIEALSMEGRMTLCNMAIEMGAKAGLVAPDDTTFDYLKGRQFAPKDQSWDEAVTYWRTLKSDDDAIFDATVTINAADIAPQVTWGTNPGQVIAIDQIVPLLNSFNDPVERASAEKALAYMGLSEGVNLTDVAIDKVFIGSCTNSRIEDLRAAAEIAKGHKVASHVQAIVVPGSGPVKTQAEAEGLDKIFIEAGFEWRLPGCSMCLAMNNDRLNPGERCASTSNRNFEGRQGRGGRTHLVSPAMAAAAAINGHFADIRTFAVAS; encoded by the coding sequence ATGGGTAAAACATTATATCAAAAAATTTATGATGCACATGTTGTCAGAGAAGTGAGTGATGAAACACCCATTCTGTATATCGACCGACATTTAGTGCATGAAGTGACATCGCCTCAAGCCTTTGATGGATTAAGGACAAAAGGTCGCCCTGTTCGTCAACCGAATAAAACCTTTGCAACGATGGATCACAACGTATCAACACAAACTAAAGATATTAATGCTTGTGGTGATATGGCAAGAATTCAAATGCAAGAGTTGATGAAAAACTGCCAAGAATTTGGTGTCACGTTGTATGACTTAAATCATCCTTATCAAGGAATTGTTCACGTAATGGGACCAGAACAAGGCATAACCTTACCGGGAATGACTATTGTTTGCGGTGATTCACATACAGCAACTCATGGCGCTTTTGGTTCATTAGCTTTTGGGATTGGTACTTCAGAAGTTGAACATGTTTTAGCAACTCAGACCTTAAAACAGTCTCGTGCTAAAACATTAAAAATCGAAGTTCAGGGTAAAACAGCCATTGGGATCACGGCAAAAGATATCGTATTAGCCATTATCGGCAAATTAGGCAGTGCGGGGGGTACAGGCTATATCGTTGAATTTGCAGGTGAAGCCATTGAAGCATTAAGCATGGAAGGTCGAATGACCTTATGTAACATGGCAATTGAGATGGGAGCTAAAGCAGGCTTAGTCGCACCTGATGACACCACTTTTGACTACTTAAAAGGGCGTCAATTTGCGCCTAAAGATCAGTCATGGGATGAAGCCGTCACTTATTGGAGAACCTTAAAATCTGATGATGATGCAATCTTTGATGCCACAGTGACTATCAATGCTGCCGATATCGCGCCACAAGTCACATGGGGCACCAACCCTGGCCAAGTCATTGCGATTGACCAAATTGTTCCATTATTAAACAGTTTTAACGATCCTGTTGAACGTGCATCTGCTGAAAAAGCCTTGGCTTATATGGGATTAAGTGAAGGCGTTAACTTAACAGATGTCGCTATCGACAAAGTCTTTATTGGCTCTTGTACAAATTCTCGTATTGAAGATTTACGTGCTGCCGCTGAAATAGCCAAAGGTCATAAAGTCGCCTCTCATGTTCAAGCGATTGTTGTTCCGGGTTCAGGGCCTGTTAAAACTCAAGCGGAAGCGGAAGGCTTAGATAAAATCTTTATTGAAGCAGGCTTTGAATGGCGCTTACCGGGTTGTTCAATGTGTTTGGCCATGAATAACGACCGATTAAATCCAGGCGAACGCTGTGCATCTACCAGCAACCGTAACTTTGAAGGCCGCCAAGGTCGTGGAGGTCGAACACACTTAGTTAGTCCTGCAATGGCGGCGGCGGCAGCTATTAATGGTCATTTTGCAGATATTCGTACATTTGCAGTGGCATCTTAA
- the leuD gene encoding 3-isopropylmalate dehydratase small subunit — MMNKFTQHTGIAVPLDAANVDTDAIIPKQFLQKVTRTGFGKHLFHDWRFLDDEGTQPDPTFILNQPIYQGASILLARENFGCGSSREHAPWALTDYGFHAVIAPSFADIFYGNSFNNQLLPIKLSDDEISQLFDWVKQHAGTPITVDLVAQEVRAGELHFSFEIDSFRRHCMIEGLDSIGLTLQHQDDISAYEAKQPTFMR, encoded by the coding sequence ATAATGAATAAATTTACTCAACACACGGGTATTGCGGTTCCTTTAGATGCAGCAAATGTGGATACCGACGCCATTATTCCTAAGCAATTTTTGCAGAAAGTGACGCGCACTGGTTTTGGTAAACACCTGTTTCATGATTGGCGTTTTTTGGATGACGAAGGCACTCAGCCTGATCCTACATTTATTTTAAATCAGCCAATTTACCAAGGCGCTTCTATTTTATTAGCACGAGAAAACTTTGGTTGTGGATCATCTCGTGAACACGCACCTTGGGCATTAACTGATTATGGTTTTCACGCCGTTATCGCCCCCAGCTTTGCTGATATTTTTTACGGAAATTCATTTAATAATCAATTATTACCCATCAAATTAAGTGACGATGAAATCTCACAATTATTTGATTGGGTAAAACAACATGCTGGTACACCAATTACCGTAGATTTAGTGGCACAAGAGGTTAGAGCGGGTGAATTACATTTCTCTTTTGAAATCGACTCATTTCGCCGTCACTGCATGATTGAAGGATTAGACAGCATTGGATTAACGCTGCAACACCAAGATGATATTAGTGCTTACGAGGCAAAACAACCCACCTTTATGCGCTAA
- the mutH gene encoding DNA mismatch repair endonuclease MutH, producing MFTPPVAPENEQVLFERAKALAGYTFGELAAFAQLPIPIDLKRDKGWVGMLLEYYLGASAGSKPEQDFSELGIELKTIPIDRLGMPLETTFVCVAALTGNSGITWENSHVKRKLSKVLWVPVEGEREIPLAQRRVASPLLWSPNRTEEELLRHDWEELMDMIVLGKVESITARHGQVLQIRPKAANSKALTEAIGENGQRIMTLPRGFYLKKNFTAPLLARYFQL from the coding sequence ATGTTTACGCCACCAGTAGCGCCCGAAAATGAGCAAGTTTTATTCGAACGAGCAAAAGCGCTTGCAGGTTATACTTTTGGTGAACTTGCCGCTTTTGCACAACTTCCAATCCCAATTGATCTTAAAAGAGATAAAGGCTGGGTAGGTATGTTGTTGGAATATTATTTAGGTGCAAGTGCAGGTAGCAAACCGGAGCAAGACTTCAGTGAGTTGGGCATTGAACTCAAAACAATTCCAATTGATAGATTAGGTATGCCTTTGGAAACAACTTTTGTCTGTGTCGCAGCATTAACCGGAAACAGCGGTATTACTTGGGAAAATAGCCATGTAAAACGTAAACTCTCAAAAGTATTATGGGTGCCTGTTGAAGGAGAAAGGGAAATACCATTAGCACAACGTCGCGTCGCTTCTCCATTACTTTGGAGCCCTAATAGGACGGAAGAAGAATTATTACGTCATGATTGGGAAGAGCTAATGGATATGATTGTGTTGGGTAAAGTAGAAAGCATTACCGCACGCCACGGGCAAGTCTTACAAATCCGCCCGAAAGCAGCTAACAGCAAGGCATTAACCGAAGCTATTGGTGAAAATGGACAACGTATTATGACATTACCCAGAGGTTTTTATTTAAAAAAGAATTTTACCGCGCCACTGCTTGCTCGTTATTTTCAGCTTTAA
- the leuB gene encoding 3-isopropylmalate dehydrogenase, with amino-acid sequence MSKNYHIAVLPGDGIGPEVMAQAQKVMKAVSERFSLNITTKEYDIGGIAIDNHGTPLPADTLAGCEQADAILFGSVGGPKWEHLPANEQPERGALLPLRKHFKLFCNLRPARLYEGLEAYCPLRADIAQRGFDILCVRELTGGIYFGQPKGREGEGAQERAFDTEIYHRYEIERIARFAFESARKRRHKVTSIDKANVLQSSILWREVVTGIAKEYPDVEIQHMYIDNATMQLIKDPSQFDVLLCSNIFGDILSDECAMITGSMGMLPSASVNEERFGLYEPAGGSAPDIAGKNIANPIAQILSAALLLRYSFNEDNAAQAIEDAITQVLAKGYRTADLAGDGNAITTAEMGDRIAQYIREGA; translated from the coding sequence ATGTCAAAAAATTATCATATTGCAGTATTACCCGGAGATGGTATTGGCCCTGAAGTCATGGCTCAAGCACAAAAAGTGATGAAGGCTGTTAGTGAGCGCTTCTCACTCAATATCACAACAAAAGAATACGATATCGGTGGCATTGCCATTGATAATCATGGTACTCCGTTACCCGCAGATACTTTAGCAGGTTGTGAACAAGCTGATGCGATTTTATTTGGTTCAGTTGGTGGTCCTAAATGGGAACATTTACCCGCAAATGAACAGCCAGAACGTGGTGCTTTATTACCATTACGTAAACATTTTAAATTGTTCTGCAATTTACGCCCAGCTCGCTTATATGAAGGTTTAGAAGCCTACTGCCCATTACGAGCCGATATTGCACAACGTGGTTTTGATATTTTATGTGTACGTGAATTAACAGGCGGTATCTATTTCGGTCAACCTAAAGGTCGTGAAGGTGAAGGTGCACAAGAGCGTGCTTTTGATACTGAAATTTATCATCGTTATGAAATTGAACGTATTGCACGCTTTGCGTTTGAATCAGCACGTAAACGCCGTCATAAAGTAACCTCAATTGATAAAGCTAACGTATTACAAAGCTCTATTTTATGGCGTGAAGTGGTAACAGGGATCGCAAAAGAATACCCAGATGTTGAAATTCAGCATATGTATATCGATAACGCAACAATGCAGTTAATTAAAGATCCTTCTCAATTTGATGTATTGCTGTGCTCCAATATTTTTGGCGATATTTTATCTGATGAATGCGCAATGATCACTGGCTCTATGGGAATGTTGCCATCTGCCAGTGTTAACGAAGAACGCTTTGGCTTATATGAGCCCGCTGGAGGTTCAGCTCCTGATATAGCAGGTAAAAACATTGCTAACCCTATTGCACAAATTCTGTCTGCCGCACTGTTATTACGTTATAGCTTTAATGAAGATAATGCAGCTCAAGCCATTGAAGATGCTATCACACAAGTATTAGCAAAAGGCTATCGCACCGCAGATTTAGCGGGTGATGGTAACGCAATCACAACCGCCGAAATGGGTGATCGTATCGCTCAATATATTCGTGAAGGGGCATAA